In one Flavobacteriales bacterium genomic region, the following are encoded:
- a CDS encoding CoA-binding protein, whose translation MIGTTLVLGASEKPHRYAHMAVQRLAAAGHPVLAVGRRPGRIGAVPILTELPADARVDTVTLYLAPMNLEPWRARIMALGPRRVIFNPGTEDAAFARALRRQGIEAVEACTLVMLATGQY comes from the coding sequence ATGATCGGGACCACCTTGGTGCTGGGCGCGAGCGAGAAGCCCCACCGCTATGCGCACATGGCTGTGCAACGTCTGGCGGCGGCCGGCCATCCCGTGCTGGCCGTGGGCCGCCGGCCGGGGCGCATCGGCGCGGTGCCCATCCTCACCGAACTGCCAGCCGATGCGCGGGTGGATACCGTGACGCTCTATCTCGCGCCCATGAACCTGGAGCCGTGGCGGGCGCGGATCATGGCGCTGGGGCCGCGGCGCGTGATCTTCAACCCCGGCACGGAGGATGCCGCCTTTGCGCGCGCGCTGCGGCGCCAAGGCATCGAAGCGGTGGAGGCCTGTACGCTGGTGATGCTGGCCACGGGCCAGTACTGA
- the dinD gene encoding DNA damage-inducible protein D: MKKDQIQELFARFEAASGEVNGVECWSARELQVVLGYTKWSNFSTVIDKAKEACAAAGEAVSDHFAGIGKMVTLGSGSERMIEDIALTRYACYLIAQNGDPAKPAIAFAQTYFAVQTRKQEVIEQRLLDVARVTAREKLMKSEKKLSGIIYERGVDHAGFAVIRCKGDQALFGGASTNDMKRKLGAPDARPLADFLSTLAIKAKDFATEMTSHNVLEKDLRGTKSIGDEHVASNKAVRSSMLQRGIKPEQLPPGEDVKKVERRLKSEAKQVKQGTKRLKPKR; this comes from the coding sequence ATGAAGAAGGACCAGATCCAGGAGTTGTTCGCACGTTTCGAGGCGGCGAGCGGTGAGGTGAACGGTGTGGAGTGCTGGAGCGCGCGGGAGCTGCAGGTCGTGCTCGGCTATACCAAGTGGAGCAATTTCTCCACGGTCATCGACAAGGCGAAAGAGGCCTGTGCAGCCGCTGGGGAAGCGGTCTCCGACCATTTTGCCGGGATCGGCAAAATGGTCACCCTTGGCTCCGGAAGCGAGCGCATGATCGAGGACATCGCCCTCACGCGGTACGCCTGCTACCTCATCGCTCAGAACGGTGATCCGGCCAAGCCCGCCATTGCCTTCGCACAGACCTACTTCGCCGTGCAGACGCGCAAGCAGGAGGTGATCGAGCAGCGCCTGCTCGACGTGGCCCGCGTGACAGCCCGGGAGAAGTTGATGAAGAGTGAGAAGAAGTTGAGCGGCATCATCTACGAACGTGGCGTGGACCACGCGGGCTTCGCGGTGATCCGCTGCAAGGGTGACCAAGCGCTCTTCGGCGGCGCGAGCACCAACGACATGAAACGCAAGCTGGGCGCACCCGACGCACGTCCGCTGGCCGACTTCCTTTCCACCCTGGCGATCAAGGCGAAGGATTTCGCCACGGAGATGACGAGCCACAACGTATTGGAGAAGGACCTGCGCGGTACGAAGTCGATCGGTGACGAGCATGTGGCCAGCAACAAGGCTGTTCGGAGCAGTATGCTCCAGCGTGGCATCAAGCCGGAGCAGCTCCCGCCGGGAGAGGATGTGAAGAAGGTCGAACGACGCTTGAAGAGCGAGGCCAAGCAGGTGAAGCAGGGTACGAAGCGGTTGAAGCCGAAACGATAG
- a CDS encoding UDP-2,3-diacylglucosamine diphosphatase, whose protein sequence is MKRPIDVLVLSDLHLGTYGSRAEELLAYLREVKPRLVILNGDIVDIWQFKKSYFPAAHMKVLKRLMKLASRVPVYYITGNHDEALRRYSPVRLGNLRLVDRLELTLDGERYWFFHGDIFDASTRHARWIAKLGGIGYDLLIRINDLVNRMLTLLGRPRMSFSARIKRSVKRAVAYISDFEETAAEVAIHEGFDYVVCGHIHQPQLRTIATDRGSVRYMNSGDWIEHLSALEYAGGAWSLYTHPRGHAHVPPSALTSAAAPSPRKVPDAEPEPCQPA, encoded by the coding sequence ATGAAACGACCCATCGACGTCCTCGTCCTTTCCGACCTCCACCTGGGCACCTACGGCAGCCGTGCCGAGGAGCTGCTCGCGTACCTGCGCGAGGTGAAGCCACGCCTGGTGATCCTGAACGGCGACATCGTCGACATCTGGCAGTTCAAGAAGAGCTACTTCCCCGCAGCGCACATGAAGGTGCTGAAGCGCCTGATGAAGCTGGCGTCGCGCGTGCCGGTGTACTACATCACCGGCAACCACGATGAGGCGCTGCGCCGCTACAGCCCGGTGCGCCTGGGCAACCTGCGTTTGGTGGACCGCCTGGAACTGACGCTCGATGGCGAGCGCTACTGGTTCTTCCACGGCGACATCTTCGACGCCAGCACCCGCCACGCCAGGTGGATCGCCAAGCTCGGCGGCATCGGCTACGACCTGCTCATCCGCATCAACGACCTGGTGAACCGCATGCTCACCCTCCTCGGACGGCCGCGCATGAGCTTCAGTGCCCGCATCAAACGCAGCGTGAAGCGCGCCGTGGCCTACATCAGCGACTTCGAGGAGACCGCCGCCGAGGTGGCCATCCACGAGGGATTCGACTACGTGGTGTGCGGCCACATCCACCAGCCGCAGCTGCGCACCATCGCCACCGACCGCGGCAGCGTCCGATACATGAACAGCGGCGACTGGATCGAGCACCTCAGCGCATTGGAGTATGCCGGCGGTGCATGGTCGCTCTACACGCATCCGCGCGGCCATGCGCATGTACCGCCCTCCGCGCTCACCTCAGCCGCAGCGCCTTCCCCGCGCAAGGTGCCTGACGCGGAACCGGAGCCATGCCAGCCGGCGTAG
- a CDS encoding GNAT family N-acyltransferase has translation MKRLVEPADLAKASHMRPGDPRIALLTEVSGLKRLERIYASAAHLHDLDFCAAIFRELELEIEVPEQDLEQVPKDGGLVVVANHPYGAIDGLALVHVLGRVRPDLKVMANFLLQQLAPLRDRFIGVNPFEQLGSLSSFQGMRQAMEHVKQGHALGVFPAGEVSSWRTEVKAVADTRWKTPAIKLLQRAQVPAVPVWFDGANSLVFQMLGMIHPNLRTLALPTEMLRMRGRTVRMRIGKPIAPKDIAAFSSAEQLARFLRAKTYALGSGLTVRRELFSPLRFPSRPKEVVEAGASATLAREVAGLEDLKLNSQAEFDLYLAPSHRIPQLLREIGRLRELTFRAVGEGTNKAIDLDEFDLYYDHLFLWDRANGRLAGAYRIGDGRRIMARYGKRGFYTSTLFRMDRPMERVLRRSFELGRSFIAQEYQRQRLPLFMLWRGLLLHIIANPEQHYLIGPVSISGTYSRFSRALIMEFVRQNHYDVDLARHVHPRNRFRVKPDKADSEALVQASMADLKKMDRLIAEVDPHETAMPVLLKKYLLLNARIIGFNRDPRFNDALDGLMVLDLNKLPERTVEDLKKGMEG, from the coding sequence ATGAAGCGGCTCGTAGAACCCGCCGATCTGGCCAAGGCCAGCCACATGCGCCCGGGCGACCCGCGCATCGCACTGCTCACCGAGGTGAGCGGACTGAAACGCTTGGAGCGCATCTACGCCAGTGCCGCGCACCTGCACGACCTGGATTTCTGCGCCGCCATCTTCCGCGAGCTGGAGCTGGAGATCGAGGTGCCCGAGCAGGACCTGGAGCAGGTGCCCAAGGATGGGGGCCTGGTGGTGGTGGCCAACCATCCCTATGGCGCCATCGACGGGCTGGCGCTGGTGCATGTGCTGGGGCGCGTGCGGCCCGATCTGAAAGTGATGGCCAATTTCCTGCTGCAGCAGCTGGCCCCTTTGCGCGACCGTTTCATCGGTGTCAACCCCTTCGAGCAGCTCGGCTCGCTGAGCAGCTTCCAAGGCATGCGCCAGGCCATGGAGCACGTGAAGCAGGGCCACGCCTTGGGCGTGTTCCCGGCCGGTGAGGTGAGCAGCTGGCGCACCGAGGTGAAGGCCGTGGCCGACACACGGTGGAAGACCCCCGCGATCAAGCTGCTGCAGCGCGCCCAGGTGCCTGCAGTGCCCGTATGGTTCGATGGCGCCAACAGCCTGGTGTTCCAGATGCTGGGCATGATCCACCCCAACCTGCGCACGCTGGCGCTGCCCACCGAGATGCTGCGCATGCGCGGCCGCACCGTGCGCATGCGCATCGGCAAGCCCATCGCACCCAAGGATATCGCCGCCTTCAGCAGCGCCGAGCAGCTGGCCCGCTTCCTGCGGGCCAAGACCTACGCCCTGGGCAGCGGCCTCACCGTGCGCCGCGAGCTCTTCAGCCCGCTGCGTTTCCCCAGCCGCCCCAAGGAGGTGGTGGAAGCCGGCGCCTCCGCAACGCTGGCCCGCGAGGTGGCGGGGCTGGAGGACCTCAAGCTCAACAGCCAGGCGGAGTTCGACCTCTACCTGGCCCCCAGCCACCGCATCCCGCAGCTCCTGCGCGAGATCGGCCGCCTGCGCGAGCTCACCTTCCGCGCCGTGGGCGAGGGCACCAACAAGGCCATCGACCTCGACGAGTTCGACCTCTACTACGACCACCTCTTCCTCTGGGACCGCGCCAACGGCCGGTTGGCGGGCGCCTACCGCATCGGCGACGGCCGACGCATCATGGCGCGCTACGGCAAGCGCGGCTTCTACACCAGCACGCTCTTCCGCATGGACCGTCCCATGGAGCGGGTGCTGCGGCGCAGCTTCGAGCTGGGCCGCTCCTTCATCGCCCAGGAGTACCAGCGCCAGCGGCTGCCGCTCTTCATGCTCTGGCGCGGCCTGCTGCTGCACATCATCGCCAATCCCGAGCAGCACTACCTCATCGGCCCCGTCTCCATCAGCGGCACCTACAGCCGCTTCTCGCGCGCCCTCATCATGGAGTTCGTGCGCCAGAACCACTATGATGTGGACCTGGCAAGGCATGTGCACCCGCGCAACCGCTTCCGGGTGAAGCCCGACAAGGCCGATAGCGAGGCCCTGGTGCAGGCCAGCATGGCCGACCTCAAGAAGATGGACCGCCTCATCGCCGAGGTGGACCCCCACGAGACGGCGATGCCCGTGCTCCTCAAGAAGTACCTGCTCCTCAATGCCCGCATCATCGGATTCAACCGCGACCCGCGCTTCAACGATGCGCTCGACGGGCTGATGGTGCTGGACCTGAACAAGCTGCCCGAGCGGACCGTGGAGGACCTGAAGAAGGGGATGGAGGGCTGA
- a CDS encoding M23 family metallopeptidase, giving the protein MRLNALLTLLAGALISAPLRAQVDTSGYGGPDGVDIYDELVPADEAEDATVEISRAARALGILNDVNDSLSVIPGYDMYCHWNTEAIFDRGNTSRFTHDTLCLHLSVRDDDHALPCPGHLTSPFGPRKGRMHYGLDLKLQKGDPVVCAFPGMVRISKYNKTFGHVVVVRHHNGLETLYAHLSKRLVQPGQVIAAGDTLGLGGNTGRSYGSHLHFEVRFLDQPIDPALIFDVENGTLKARTFEINKDTFSAMAAAKAAAGARRYHVVRRGDTLSAIARRYGTSVSALCRMNGIRERSVLAIGQRVRYN; this is encoded by the coding sequence ATGCGGCTCAACGCTCTCCTCACCCTCCTCGCCGGTGCGCTGATCAGCGCACCGCTGCGCGCCCAGGTGGACACCAGCGGATACGGCGGACCCGATGGCGTGGACATCTACGACGAGCTGGTGCCGGCCGACGAAGCGGAGGACGCCACGGTGGAAATCAGCCGTGCCGCCCGTGCTCTGGGCATCCTGAACGATGTGAACGACTCCCTCTCGGTGATTCCCGGCTACGACATGTACTGCCACTGGAACACCGAGGCCATCTTCGACCGCGGCAATACCTCCCGCTTCACGCACGACACGCTGTGCCTGCACCTGAGCGTACGCGACGACGACCATGCCCTTCCCTGTCCCGGGCATCTCACCTCCCCCTTCGGCCCCCGCAAGGGCCGCATGCACTACGGGCTCGACCTGAAGCTGCAGAAGGGTGACCCCGTGGTGTGCGCCTTCCCCGGCATGGTGCGCATCTCCAAGTACAACAAGACCTTCGGCCATGTGGTGGTGGTGCGCCACCATAACGGGCTGGAGACGCTCTATGCCCACCTGAGCAAGCGACTGGTGCAGCCCGGACAGGTCATCGCAGCAGGCGATACACTGGGCCTTGGCGGCAACACCGGCCGCAGCTACGGCAGCCACCTCCACTTCGAGGTGCGCTTCCTGGACCAGCCCATCGACCCCGCACTCATCTTCGATGTGGAGAACGGCACGCTCAAGGCGCGGACCTTCGAGATCAATAAGGACACCTTCTCCGCCATGGCAGCGGCCAAGGCGGCGGCCGGCGCGCGCCGGTACCATGTGGTGCGCCGCGGCGACACGCTCTCGGCCATCGCCCGCCGGTACGGTACCTCGGTGAGCGCCCTGTGCCGGATGAACGGCATCCGCGAGCGCTCCGTGCTCGCCATCGGGCAGCGCGTGCGCTACAACTGA
- a CDS encoding DUF5103 domain-containing protein, with amino-acid sequence MCIPTLVALALILPACAGTAPTAGAAPAPEEPPYWPPSEPVAEDRIYSPTIRTVQLFKAGFELAPPVIELGGNDQVVLRFDDLAPTVEDLSYTLVHCDHLWQPTDLQPGQYLEGATNAYLPAGRTSYNTLQPFIHYELALPNADMRPARSGNYLLKVYRGGDEEDLVLTRRLLVFEPRATIDARIMATRQVDLRDVAQQLDFTVNTNTLPVQDPFGEVHVTLLQNMRWHDARTGAQPRFVRGTELVYDFPAQGLFMAGNEYRNFDAKDLRFTTNRIRRIAPGLGERIYEVWLLPESRRSIRRYNTLQDLNGRYLVRNDQVDGDPLGADYVNVHFALPMEAPLMQEVYVYGQLTDWQCRPEHRMAWSPADSAYTATLLLKQGFYDFSFVTLPRGEQVPDITAIEGSHFETENDYLVLVYFTDRMQRCDRLVGVRFVNSRR; translated from the coding sequence ATGTGCATACCGACCCTCGTGGCGCTCGCTCTCATCCTACCCGCATGCGCGGGAACGGCCCCCACCGCAGGCGCTGCGCCCGCACCCGAGGAGCCTCCTTACTGGCCCCCCAGCGAGCCGGTGGCCGAGGACCGCATCTACTCCCCCACCATCCGCACCGTCCAGCTCTTCAAGGCGGGGTTCGAGCTGGCTCCGCCCGTGATCGAGCTCGGCGGCAACGACCAGGTGGTGCTCCGCTTCGACGACCTCGCTCCCACCGTGGAGGACCTCTCCTACACCCTGGTGCATTGCGACCACTTGTGGCAGCCCACCGACCTGCAGCCTGGGCAGTACCTGGAGGGCGCCACCAACGCCTACCTCCCCGCTGGGCGCACCAGCTACAACACCCTGCAGCCCTTCATCCACTACGAGCTCGCCCTCCCCAACGCCGACATGCGGCCCGCACGCAGCGGCAACTACCTCCTCAAGGTGTACCGCGGCGGTGACGAGGAAGACCTTGTGCTCACCCGCCGCCTCCTCGTCTTCGAGCCCCGTGCCACCATCGATGCGCGCATCATGGCCACGCGCCAGGTGGACCTGCGCGATGTGGCACAGCAGCTCGACTTCACCGTGAACACCAATACCCTGCCCGTGCAGGATCCCTTCGGCGAGGTGCATGTGACCCTGCTGCAGAACATGCGCTGGCACGATGCCCGCACCGGTGCACAGCCCCGATTCGTGCGCGGCACCGAGCTGGTTTACGACTTCCCGGCACAGGGCCTCTTCATGGCCGGTAACGAGTACCGCAACTTCGATGCGAAGGACCTGCGCTTCACCACCAACCGCATCCGCCGCATCGCGCCCGGCCTGGGCGAGCGCATCTATGAGGTGTGGCTGCTGCCCGAATCGCGCCGCAGCATCCGGCGCTACAACACCCTGCAGGACCTCAACGGGCGCTACCTGGTGCGCAACGACCAGGTGGACGGTGACCCCCTCGGTGCCGACTACGTGAACGTGCACTTCGCGCTGCCCATGGAGGCGCCGTTGATGCAGGAGGTGTATGTGTACGGCCAGCTCACGGACTGGCAATGCCGGCCTGAGCACCGGATGGCCTGGAGCCCCGCTGACAGCGCCTACACCGCAACCCTGCTCCTGAAGCAGGGCTTCTACGACTTCAGCTTCGTCACCCTGCCGCGCGGCGAGCAGGTGCCCGACATCACCGCCATCGAAGGCAGCCATTTCGAGACGGAGAACGACTACCTCGTACTCGTGTACTTCACCGACCGCATGCAGCGCTGCGACCGGCTGGTGGGCGTGCGCTTCGTGAACAGCCGCCGGTAG
- a CDS encoding potassium/proton antiporter, producing the protein MLNAFPIEELLFLCAVLLLGSIMASKTSGRLGVPSLLLFLGVGMLVGSDGLGWVHFDDPRQAQLIGNIALIFILFSGGLDTRWDSIRPVLRQGMVLSTFGVVVTAVVVGLLVPWITPLGWKEGLLLGAIISSTDAPAVFTILRSKGVGLRGNLRPLLELESGSNDPMAYLLTTAALQLFTLDAEGISYWALGGMLLQQMVIGALAGWAMGMLTTRVVNRVQLDFDGLYPVLLMAMVLLTYAGTQLIGGNGFLAVYLAGIVLGNRNFIHKKSLVRFFDGQAWIVQIGMFLVLGLLVFPKQLVPVMVPGLLVSLVLMFVARPIAVLLSLLPFRTTWAKRAMIGWVGLRGAVPIVLATYPMVMGIDGAAYIFNIVFFIVLTSVAIQGTTLPLVARWLNVHRPEESRPRTALEVEISPEARGVPHVLEVPVGSAAVGLPVLRLGLPRGTLITMVKRDSGFIAPSGSTVVLGGDRLVVLARTPELLDEPVARLGLVPLGPVQAAVPGAA; encoded by the coding sequence ATGCTCAATGCCTTCCCCATCGAGGAGCTCCTCTTCCTGTGCGCGGTGCTGCTGCTCGGCAGCATCATGGCCAGCAAGACCAGCGGGCGGCTGGGCGTGCCGTCGCTGCTGCTCTTCCTGGGCGTTGGCATGCTGGTGGGCAGCGACGGGTTGGGCTGGGTGCACTTCGACGATCCGAGGCAGGCTCAGCTCATCGGCAACATCGCACTCATCTTCATCCTATTCAGCGGCGGGCTCGATACGCGGTGGGACAGCATCCGACCCGTGCTGCGGCAAGGCATGGTGCTCTCCACCTTCGGGGTGGTGGTGACGGCGGTGGTGGTGGGGCTGCTGGTGCCCTGGATCACGCCCTTGGGCTGGAAGGAGGGGCTGCTGCTGGGCGCCATCATCAGCAGCACCGATGCGCCGGCGGTATTCACCATCCTGCGCTCCAAGGGCGTGGGTCTGCGCGGCAACCTGCGGCCGCTGCTGGAGCTGGAGAGCGGCAGCAACGACCCCATGGCCTACCTGCTCACGACGGCAGCGCTGCAGCTATTCACGCTGGATGCCGAGGGCATCAGCTACTGGGCGCTGGGCGGAATGCTGCTGCAGCAGATGGTGATCGGGGCCTTGGCGGGCTGGGCCATGGGCATGCTCACCACGCGCGTCGTGAACCGCGTGCAACTCGATTTCGACGGGCTCTACCCCGTGCTGCTGATGGCGATGGTGCTGCTCACCTATGCAGGCACCCAGCTCATCGGCGGCAACGGCTTCCTGGCGGTGTACCTGGCCGGCATCGTTCTGGGCAACCGCAACTTCATCCACAAGAAGAGCCTTGTGCGCTTCTTCGACGGGCAGGCCTGGATCGTGCAGATCGGCATGTTCCTCGTGCTGGGGCTGCTGGTCTTCCCCAAGCAACTGGTGCCGGTGATGGTGCCGGGGCTGCTGGTGAGCCTGGTGCTCATGTTCGTGGCTCGGCCCATTGCCGTGCTCCTCTCGCTGCTCCCGTTCCGCACCACCTGGGCCAAGCGCGCCATGATCGGCTGGGTGGGCCTGCGCGGCGCAGTGCCCATCGTGCTGGCCACCTATCCCATGGTGATGGGCATCGACGGCGCGGCCTACATCTTCAACATCGTGTTCTTCATCGTGCTCACCTCGGTGGCCATCCAGGGCACCACACTGCCGCTGGTGGCGCGCTGGCTCAATGTGCACCGGCCCGAGGAGTCGCGCCCGCGAACGGCGCTGGAGGTGGAGATCAGCCCCGAGGCGCGCGGGGTGCCCCATGTGCTGGAGGTGCCCGTGGGCAGCGCCGCAGTGGGCCTGCCCGTGCTGCGGCTGGGACTGCCGCGCGGGACGCTCATCACCATGGTGAAGCGCGACAGCGGCTTCATCGCGCCCAGCGGATCGACCGTGGTGCTGGGCGGCGACCGGCTGGTGGTGCTCGCCCGCACCCCTGAGCTGCTCGATGAGCCGGTGGCCCGACTGGGCCTTGTCCCACTGGGGCCCGTGCAGGCCGCTGTGCCCGGTGCCGCCTAG
- a CDS encoding carboxypeptidase-like regulatory domain-containing protein, whose amino-acid sequence MFTFYPCGPFVILFACAFKLASAQRLVVLVHDEQGKPLPGAHITLRDVRDRGVKPSEKKDGVFTFEQVPEGYDALQVKATGKLLNGCQWYGSMPDTVRMTMRTGPYHLIDEGYRQPRLVFDERRLEVDCHPGVRTDSLRPWFAEQGLVCEPHTCTYLRLKRGGKFKLHHNAELEAVRKNPTVKAAGLYAEHQKRDLHEWVGVTPHAGLSMTQQHPFTGIVRITFYAGGMERSGAFGYMMEVNRILDTFGFRLTETTSGYADEAMLSEAVSDGVEAKPVSGLAGPFLIGQLEQLARHPAVAKVELVVPMMLD is encoded by the coding sequence ATGTTCACCTTCTACCCGTGCGGGCCCTTCGTTATCCTATTCGCCTGCGCGTTCAAACTCGCCAGCGCCCAGCGCCTCGTGGTGCTCGTCCACGATGAGCAGGGCAAGCCGCTCCCCGGTGCCCACATCACCCTGCGCGATGTGCGCGACCGCGGTGTAAAGCCCTCAGAGAAGAAGGACGGCGTATTCACCTTCGAGCAGGTGCCGGAGGGCTACGACGCGCTACAGGTGAAGGCCACCGGCAAGCTTTTGAACGGCTGCCAGTGGTATGGGTCCATGCCTGACACGGTGCGGATGACGATGCGCACGGGGCCGTATCACCTGATCGATGAAGGGTATCGTCAACCCCGGCTGGTCTTCGATGAGCGCCGCTTGGAAGTGGACTGCCACCCTGGCGTTCGCACCGACAGCCTACGACCTTGGTTCGCGGAACAGGGTCTGGTGTGTGAGCCCCATACCTGTACCTATCTGCGGCTCAAGCGCGGCGGCAAGTTCAAGCTGCATCACAATGCCGAGCTGGAAGCGGTGCGCAAGAACCCGACGGTGAAAGCGGCTGGCCTCTATGCCGAGCACCAGAAGCGCGATCTCCATGAATGGGTGGGCGTTACGCCGCACGCGGGGCTCAGCATGACCCAGCAGCACCCCTTCACGGGCATCGTGCGCATCACTTTCTACGCGGGCGGCATGGAGCGTTCAGGCGCATTCGGCTACATGATGGAGGTCAACCGGATCCTCGATACGTTCGGCTTCCGGTTGACGGAGACCACTTCCGGCTACGCGGACGAAGCGATGCTCTCGGAGGCGGTCAGCGATGGTGTGGAAGCGAAGCCGGTCTCCGGCCTGGCGGGTCCATTCCTGATCGGGCAGCTGGAGCAGCTGGCGCGTCACCCGGCCGTGGCCAAGGTGGAGCTGGTGGTGCCGATGATGCTCGATTGA
- a CDS encoding histidine phosphatase family protein — translation MRTLYLCRHAKSSWADPGQSDHARPLNERGLRDAPAMAHHFRGRGEPLDLIVSSDAARALATAKAFARELGIAGERFVLEPRLYHADVPTIGRVVAALPDSAQRVMLFGHNPGFSAAVEYFSSEDLGDLPTCALVRIDFVADGWQGTGRDLGTLVWHEYPKRLLGLE, via the coding sequence ATGCGCACGCTCTACCTCTGCCGCCACGCCAAGAGCAGCTGGGCCGACCCCGGCCAGTCCGACCATGCGCGCCCGCTCAACGAGCGCGGCCTGCGCGATGCGCCAGCCATGGCGCACCACTTCCGCGGGCGGGGCGAGCCGCTCGACCTTATCGTGAGCAGCGACGCCGCGCGCGCGCTGGCCACCGCCAAGGCCTTCGCTCGCGAGCTGGGCATCGCCGGCGAACGCTTCGTGCTGGAGCCGCGGCTCTACCATGCCGATGTGCCCACCATCGGCCGCGTGGTGGCCGCGCTGCCCGACAGCGCCCAGCGCGTGATGCTCTTCGGCCACAATCCCGGCTTCTCGGCGGCCGTGGAATACTTCAGCAGCGAGGATCTTGGCGACCTGCCCACCTGCGCGCTGGTGCGCATCGATTTCGTGGCCGACGGCTGGCAGGGCACCGGGCGGGACCTGGGCACCTTGGTCTGGCACGAGTACCCCAAGCGCCTGCTGGGCCTGGAGTAG
- a CDS encoding META domain-containing protein, giving the protein MRTNRRPYLLLIGVIAAAVACRKEETAVPTSAPIDAPVDATDWTGHEPEVTDAAKHLAPPVQTGTWKVLRLFSRRVQQPAALMPWIRIQGGELTGFTGCNQINGSVRASGEAIQFSDVSATHKLCPGTAEQEADLVEALQATTGIQVAGSRLFLRSPRGETAMLIRLSDSPRFLSTEAF; this is encoded by the coding sequence ATGAGAACGAACAGAAGGCCTTACCTGCTCCTCATCGGGGTCATCGCGGCCGCAGTGGCATGCCGCAAGGAGGAAACGGCAGTTCCAACCAGTGCACCCATCGATGCACCGGTGGATGCTACGGATTGGACCGGTCACGAACCGGAGGTCACCGACGCAGCCAAGCACCTCGCGCCGCCCGTGCAGACGGGCACGTGGAAGGTGCTGCGCCTCTTCTCGCGCCGGGTGCAGCAGCCTGCTGCGCTGATGCCGTGGATCCGCATCCAAGGCGGTGAGCTGACGGGATTCACAGGCTGCAATCAGATCAACGGGTCGGTGCGCGCCAGCGGGGAGGCCATCCAGTTCAGCGACGTCAGCGCCACCCACAAGCTCTGCCCCGGCACGGCTGAGCAGGAGGCGGACCTGGTGGAAGCGCTTCAAGCGACGACGGGCATCCAAGTGGCGGGCAGCCGGCTCTTCCTCCGCAGCCCGCGCGGCGAAACAGCCATGCTCATCCGCCTCTCCGATTCGCCACGCTTCCTTTCTACGGAGGCGTTCTGA